A single Phragmites australis chromosome 4, lpPhrAust1.1, whole genome shotgun sequence DNA region contains:
- the LOC133914119 gene encoding putative ammonium transporter 4 member 1, with amino-acid sequence MATEAAPEWLDTGDNAWQLAAATLVGLQSVPGLVILYGSIVKKKWAVNSAFMALYAFAATFVCWCLWAFRMSFGDRLLPFVGRPDLAALDQAFLTEQGFAGAYPAATLLFFQFVFAAITLILVAGSLLGRVNFRAWMLFVPLWLTFSYTVGAFSLWSPNGFLFKAGVMDFAGGYVIHLSSGIAGFTAAYWVGPRTAKDREAFPPNNIILTLAGAGLLWMGWTGFNGGAPYASNIDASVAVVNTHLCTATSLLVWLCLDCFVFGRPSVIGAVQGMITGLVCITPAAGLVQGWAAMLMGAIAGSVPWCTMMVLNKRSRFLKRVDDTLAVLHTHGVAGSLGGVLTGVLAEPRLSRLFFGDDPRYIGLVYAVKDGRAGPGLRQVGVQLAGIAFIVALNVTVTSAVCLVVGMLVPLRLSEEQLAAGDDALHGEDAYAVWGDGETYEQSVHGNHGYPMTSNPVASKADEMI; translated from the exons ATGGCGACGGAGGCGGCGCCGGAGTGGCTGGACACGGGCGACAACGCGTGGCagctggcggcggcgacgcTGGTGGGGCTGCAGAGCGTGCCGGGTCTGGTGATCCTCTACGGCAGCATCGTCAAGAAGAAGTGGGCCGTCAACTCCGCGTTCATGGCACTCTACGCCTTCGCCGCCACCTTCGTCTGTTGGTGCCTCTGGGCCTTCCGCATGTCCTTcggcgaccgcctcctccccttcGTCGGCCGCCCCGACCTCGCCGCGCTCGACCAGGCCTTCCTCACGGAGCAGGGCTTCGCCGGCGCCTACCCTGCCGCCACGCTCCTCTTCTTCCAGTTCGTCTTCGCCGCCATCACGCTCATCCTTGTTGCCGGCTCGCTTCTCGGCCGCGTCAATTTCCGGGCGTGGATGCTCTTCGTGCCGCTCTGGCTCACCTTCTCCTACACCGTCGGCGCGTTCAGCCTCTGGAGCCCCAACGGATTCCTCTTCAAGGCCGGCGTCATGGACTTCGCCGGCGGATACGTCATCCACCTCTCTTCCGGCATCGCCGGCTTCACCGCCGCCTACTGG GTCGGCCCGAGAACGGCGAAGGACAGGGAGGCGTTCCCGCCGAACAACATCATCCTGACGCTCGCCGGCGCGGGGCTTCTGTGGATGGGGTGGACGGGGTTCAACGGCGGCGCGCCGTACGCCTCAAACATCGACGCGTCGGTCGCCGTCGTGAACACGCACCTCTGCACGGCCACCAGCCTCCTTGTCTGGCTCTGCCTCGACTGCTTCGTCTTCGGCCGCCCCTCCGTCATCGGCGCCGTCCAGGGCATGATCACCGGCCTCGTCTGCATCACCCCCGCCGCGGGTCTGGTGCAGGGCTGGGCGGCTATGCTTATGGGCGCCATAGCCGGGAGCGTGCCGTGGTGCACCATGATGGTGCTGAACAAGCGGAGCCGGTTCCTGAAGCGCGTCGACGACACGCTCGCCGTGCTCCACACGCACGGCGTGGCCGGCAGCCTCGGCGGCGTCCTGACGGGCGTCCTAGCGGAGCCGCGGCTCAGCCGGCTCTTCTTCGGCGACGACCCCCGGTACATCGGCCTGGTGTACGCGGTGAAGGACGGCCGCGCCGGCCCGGGGCTCCGGCAGGTGGGCGTGCAGCTGGCCGGGATCGCCTTCATCGTGGCACTCAACGTCACCGTGACGAGCGCGGTGTGCCTGGTCGTCGGGATGCTCGTGCCGCTCCGGCTCAGCGAGGAGCAGCtggcggccggcgacgacgcGTTACACGGGGAGGACGCGTACGCGGTGTGGGGCGACGGCGAGACGTACGAGCAGTCCGTGCATGGGAACCATGGGTACCCCATGACGTCCAATCCCGTGGCGTCTAAAGCCGACGAGATGATATGA